A region of Zeugodacus cucurbitae isolate PBARC_wt_2022May chromosome 5, idZeuCucr1.2, whole genome shotgun sequence DNA encodes the following proteins:
- the LOC105220366 gene encoding mucin-2 — MQTSSFLVLASVAAILAIVQSNNVLGTQEGQVTNTTISAARINSEVLKTYTKSVDFTAPAVHVSLYKQRNFVCCQWMICCSYCKICDNNTTTTKRRTRSTTKTNKTKKTTRPVKSKTTTRRTRTRKTTPKITVTRKTTKSTARRTTITKRTTNYTRTKTPTTTKTTKRRSTTTKRTTKKTRTKTPTPPKTTPRRTTTTKRTTKKTRTITPTPPKTTPRRSTTKYTRTKTPTPTKTTKRRSTTTKRTTKYTRTKTPTPTKTTKRRSTTTRRTTKKTRTKTPTPPKTTPRRTTTTKRTTKYTRTKTSTPTKTTPRRTTITTPTTKYTTTKSTTPTKTTPRRTTTAKSTTTKTSTPTKTTPRRTIKTTPTTGSTVIKTSTPTETTPRRTTTTTPTTEYSTTKTSTPTKTTSRRTTTTTPTTEYSTTKTSTPRWTTTITPTTKYTTTIISTTKTSTPATTTPRRTTTTTPTTKTSTPRKTTTTIPTTESTTTKTSTPAKTTPRRTISTTHTTESTTTKTSTPTKTTPKRTTTTTPSTKYTTTKTSTPTKTTPRRTTTTTPTTESYTTKTSTPAKTTPKRTTTTTPTIKYTTTKTSTPTKTTPKRTTTTTPTTEYSTTKTSTQTKTTSRRTTTTTPTTEYSTTKTSTPRWTTTITPTTKYTTTIISTTTTTTPRRTTTTIPTTKYTTPKTTTPRRTTTTTPTTEPTTTKTSTPIKTTPRWTTTTTPTTEYSTTKTSTPTKTTPRRTTTTTPTTESTVTKPTTPSKTTQRKTTTTTPITEYTTTKTSTPIWTTTTTPTTESTTTKTSTPTKTTPSRTTTTTPTTESTTNKTSTPAKTTPRRTTTTTPTTKYTTPETTTPRRTTTTTPTTEPTTTKTSTPIKTTPRWTTTTTPTTEYSTTKTSTPTKTTPRRTTTTTPTTESTVTKPTTPSKTTPRKTTTTTPITEYTTTKTSTPRWTTTTTPTTESTTTKTSTPTKTTPSRTTTTTPTTESTTTKTSTPAKTTPRMTTTTTPITEYTTTKTSTPRWTTTTTPTTESTTTETSTPTKTTPSRNTTTTPTTESTTTKTSTPTKTTPKRTTTTTPTTEYSTTKTSTPPKTTPRRTTTTTPTTESTVTKPTTPTKTTPSRTITTTPTTESTTTKTSTPTKTTPRRTTTTTPTTKYTTTKASTPTKTTPRRTTTTTPTTESTVTKPTTPSKTTPRKTSTTTSITEYTTTKTSTPRWTTTTTPITESTTTETSTPTKTTPSKTTTITPTTESTTIKTSTPAKTTPRRTTTTTPTTKYTTPETTTPRRTTTKTTPRWTTTTTPTTEYSTTKTSTPTKTTPRRTTTTTPTTEFTTTKITTPTKTTPSRTTTTTPTTAFTTTKTSTPTKTSPRRTTTTTPTTEFTTSKITTPTKTTSRRTTTTAPTTEYTTTKTSTPTKTISIRTTTTTPTTESTTTKTSTPRKTTTTTPTTESTTTKTSTPRKTTTTTPTTESTTTKTSSPTKTTSRRTTTTTPTTESTTTKTSTSTKTTSRRTTTTTPTTEYTTPETTTPRRTTTTTPTTSSTTTKTSTPRKTTTTTPTTESTTTKTSTSTKTTSRRTTTTTPTTESTTTKISTPIKTTPRWTTTTTPTTEYTTPETTTPRRTTTTTPTTESTTIETSTPTKTTPSRTTTITPTTESTTIKTSTPAKTTPRRTTTTTPTTKYTTLETTTPRRTTTTTPTTEPTTTKTSTPTKTTPRMTTTTTPTTESTTTKISTPIKTTPRWTTTTTPTTEYTTPETTTPRRTTTTTPTTESTTTETSTPTKTTPSRTTTTTPTTESTTTKISTPIKTTPRWTTTTTPTTEYTTPDTTTPRRTTTTTPTTESTTTETSTPTKTTPRWTTTTTPTTEYTTPETTTPRRTTTTTPITEYTTTKTSTSTKTNPIRTTITTPTTESTVTKPTTPSKTTPRKTTTATPTTESTVTKPSTPTKTTPIRTTTTTPTTESTVTKPTTTTTPETSTSETSTPETSTPETTDSEESTTNLSTTTTKPKCDCCCTCSCTTTTPKSDCGCCSMCMCPSVSCCSCGPCNPSPCNCPNNGCYQ, encoded by the coding sequence ATGCAGACCTCGTCCTTCCTAGTGCTTGCTTCGGTAGCGGCGATCCTTGCCATAGTACAAAGTAATAACGTATTGGGAACGCAAGAGGGCCAagtaacaaatacaacaataagtgCAGCCCGCATAAACTCCGAAGTACTAAAAACTTATACAAAATCAGTTGACTTTACCGCACCAGCGGTACATGTGAGCCTTTATAAACAGAGAAACTTTGTTTGTTGCCAATGGATGATTTGTTGTTCCTACTGCAAAATATGTGATAATAACACTACGACTACTAAGAGACGAACCAGATCCActacaaaaactaacaaaacaaagaaaactacAAGACCGGTCAAATCAAAAACTACTACACGAAGAACACGCACAAGAAAAACAACTCCAAAAATAACTGTAACTCGGAAAACTACAAAATCTACTGCAAGAAGGACAACCATAACAAAACGCACTACAAATTATACTAGAACTAAAACACCTACTACAACGAAAACAACTAAAAGAAGGTCAACCACAACAAAACGTACCACAAAAAAAACGAGAACCAAAACACCTACTCCACCGAAAACtactccaagaaggacaaccacaacaaaacGTACCACAAAAAAAACTAGAACCATAACACCTACTCCACCGAAAACTACTCCAAGAAGGtcaaccacaaaatatactagaACCAAAACGCCTACTCCAACGAAAACAACTAAAAGAAGGTCAACCACAACAAAACGTACCACAAAGTACACCAGAACCAAAACACCTACTCCAACGAAAACAACTAAAAGAAGGTCAACCACAACAAGACGTACCACAAAAAAAACTAGAACCAAAACACCTACTCCACCAAAAACaactccaagaaggacaaccacaacaaaacGTACCACAAAGTACACCAGAACCAAAACATCTACTCCAACGAAAACAACACCAAGAAGGACAACCATAACAACacctaccacaaaatacactacAACCAAATCAACTACTCCAACCAAAACTACTCCAAGAAGAACAACCACCGCCAAATCTACTACAACCAAAACGTCtactccaacaaaaacaactccaaGAAGGACAATCAAAACCACACCTACCACAGGATCTACTGTAATAAAAACATCTACTCCAACAGAGACtactccaagaaggacaaccacAACTACACCTACCACAGAATACAGTACAACCAAAACATCTACTCCAACAAAAACTACTTCAAGAaggacaaccacaacaacacctaCCACAGAATACAGTACAACCAAAACATCTACTCCAAGATGGACAACCACAATAACacctaccacaaaatacaccaCAACCATAATATCTACCACCAAAACTTCTACTCCAGCAACAACtactccaagaaggacaaccacAACAACCCCTACAACCAAAACTTCTACTCCAAGAAAGACAACCACAACTATACCCACCACAGAATCTACTACAACCAAAACTTCTACACCAGCAAAAACGACTCCAAGAAGGACAATCTCAACAACACATACCACAGAATCTACTACAACCAAAACTTCTACTCCAACAAAAACGACTCCAAAGaggacaaccacaacaacacctTCCACAAAATACACCACAACCAAAACTTCTACTCCAACAAAAACtactccaagaaggacaaccacAACTACACCTACCACTGAATCTTACACAACCAAAACTTCTACTCCAGCAAAAACGACTCCAAAAaggacaaccacaacaacacctaCAATAAAATACACTACAACCAAAACTTCTACTCCAACAAAAACTACTCCAAAAAGGACAACCACAACTACACCTACCACAGAATACAGTACAACCAAAACATCTACTCAAACAAAAACTACTTCAAGAaggacaaccacaacaacacctaCCACAGAATACAGTACAACCAAAACATCTACTCCAAGATGGACAACCACAATAACacctaccacaaaatacaccaCAACCATAATATCtactacaacaactactactccaagaaggacaaccacaacaatacctaccacaaaatacactacACCCAAAACAACTACTCCAAGAAGAACAACCACAACTACACCTACCACAGAACCTACTACAACCAAAACATCTACTCCAATAAAAACGACTCCAAGATGGACAACTACGACAACACCTACCACAGAATACAGTACAACCAAAACATCtactccaacaaaaacaactccaagaaggacaaccacaacaactCCTACTACAGAATCTACTGTAACTAAACCAACCACTCCATCAAAAACTACTCAAAGAaagacaaccacaacaacacctaTCACAGAATACACTACAACCAAAACATCTACTCCAATAtggacaaccacaacaacacctaCCACAGAATCTACTACAACCAAAACATCTACTCCAACAAAAACGACTCCCAGTaggacaaccacaacaacacctaCCACAGAATCTACTACAAACAAAACTTCTACTCCAGCAAAGACGACTCCAAGAAGGACTACCACAACAACacctaccacaaaatacactacACCCGAAACAACTACTCCAAGAAGAACAACCACAACTACACCTACCACAGAACCTACTACAACCAAAACATCTACTCCAATAAAAACGACTCCAAGATGGACAACTACGACAACACCTACCACAGAATACAGTACAACCAAAACATCtactccaacaaaaacaactcctAGAAGGACAACCACAACAACGCCTACTACAGAATCTACTGTAACTAAACCAACCACTCCATCAAAAACTACTCCAAGAaagacaaccacaacaacacctaTCACAGAATACACTACAACCAAAACATCTACTCCAAGAtggacaaccacaacaacacctaCCACAGAATCTACTACAACCAAAACATCTACTCCAACAAAAACGACTCCCAGTaggacaaccacaacaacacctaCCACAGAATCTACTACAACCAAAACTTCTACTCCAGCAAAGACGACTCCAAGAatgacaaccacaacaacacctaTCACAGAATACACTACAACCAAAACATCTACTCCAAGAtggacaaccacaacaacacctaCCACAGAATCTACTACAACCGAAACATCTACTCCAACAAAAACGACTCCCAGTAGGAACACCACAACAACACCTACCACAGAATCTACTACAACCAAAACTTCTACTCCAACAAAAACTACTCCAAAAAGGACAACCACAACTACACCTACCACAGAATACAGTACAACCAAAACATCTACTCCACCAAAAACaactccaagaaggacaaccacAACAACGCCTACTACAGAATCTACTGTAACTAAACCAACCACTCCAACAAAAACGACTCCCAGTAGgacaatcacaacaacaccTACCACAGAATCTACTACAACCAAAACTTCTACTCCAACAAAAACtactccaagaaggacaaccacaacaacacctaCTACAAAATACACTACAACTAAAGCATCTACTCCAACAAAAACtactccaagaaggacaaccacAACAACGCCTACTACAGAATCTACTGTAACTAAACCAACCACTCCATCAAAAACTACTCCAAGAAAGACAAGCACAACAACATCTATCACAGAATACACTACAACCAAAACATCTACTCCAAGAtggacaaccacaacaacacctaTCACAGAATCTACTACTACCGAAACATCTACTCCAACAAAAACGACTCCCAGTAAGACAACCACAATAACACCTACCACAGAATCTACTACAATCAAAACTTCTACTCCAGCAAAGACGACTCCAAGAAGGACTACCACAACAACacctaccacaaaatacactacACCCGAAACAACTACTCCAAGAAGAACAACCACAAAAACGACTCCAAGATGGACAACTACGACGACACCTACCACAGAATACAGTACAACCAAAACATCtactccaacaaaaacaactccaagaaggacaactacaacaacacctACCACCGAatttactacaacaaaaataactacTCCAACAAAAACGACTCCCAGTaggacaactacaacaacacctACCACCGCatttactacaacaaaaacatctaCTCCAACAAAAACGAGTCCAAGAAGGACCACCACAACAACACCTACCACAGAATTTACTACATCCAAAATAACTACTCCAACAAAAACGACTTCAAGAAGGACAACCACAACAGCACCTACCACAGAATACACCACAACCAAAACATCTACTCcaacaaaaactatttcaataaggacaaccacaacaacacctaCCACAGAATCTACTACAACCAAAACTTCTACTCCAAGAAAGACAACCACAACTACACCTACCACAGAATCTACTACAACCAAAACTTCTACTCCAAGAAAGACAACCACAACTACACCTACTACAGAATCTACTACAACCAAAACTTCTTCTCCAACAAAAACTACTTCAAGAaggacaaccacaacaacacctaCCACAGAATCTACTACAACCAAAACATCTACTTCAACAAAAACTACTTCAAGAaggacaaccacaacaacacctaCCACAGAATACACTACACCCGAAACAACTACTCCAAGAAGAACAACCACAACTACACCTACCACATCATCTACTACAACCAAAACTTCTACTCCAAGAaagacaaccacaacaacacctaCCACAGAATCTACTACAACCAAAACATCTACTTCAACAAAAACTACTTCAAGAaggacaaccacaacaacacctaCCACAGAATCTACTACAACCAAAATATCTACTCCAATAAAAACGACTCCAAGATGGACAACTACGACAACACCTACCACAGAATACACTACACCCGAAACAACTACTCCAAGAAGAACAACCACAACTACACCTACCACAGAATCTACTACGATCGAAACATCTACTCCAACAAAAACGACTCCCAGTAGGACAACCACAATAACACCTACCACAGAATCTACTACAATCAAAACTTCTACTCCAGCAAAGACGACTCCAAGAAGGACTACCACAACAACacctaccacaaaatacactacACTCGAAACAACTACTCCAAGAAGAACAACCACAACTACACCTACCACAGAACCTACTACAACCAAAACATCTACTCCAACAAAAACGACTCCAAGAatgacaaccacaacaacacctaCCACAGAATCTACTACAACCAAAATATCTACTCCAATAAAAACGACTCCAAGATGGACAACTACGACAACACCTACCACAGAATACACTACACCCGAAACAACTACTCCAAGAAGAACAACCACAACTACACCTACCACAGAATCTACTACAACCGAAACATCTACTCCAACAAAAACGACTCCCAGTaggacaaccacaacaacacctaCCACAGAATCTACTACAACCAAAATATCTACTCCAATAAAAACGACTCCAAGATGGACAACTACGACAACACCTACCACAGAATACACTACACCCGATACAACTACTCCAAGAAGAACAACCACAACTACACCTACCACAGAATCTACTACAACCGAAACATCTACTCCAACAAAAACGACTCCAAGATGGACAACTACGACAACACCTACCACAGAATACACTACACCCGAAACAACAACTCCAAGaagaacaaccacaacaacacctaTTACAGAATACACTACAACCAAAACATCTACTTCAACAAAAACGAATCCAATAAGGACAACCATAACAACACCTACTACAGAATCTACTGTAACTAAACCAACCACTCCATCAAAAACTACTCCAAGAAAGACTACCACAGCAACACCGACGACAGAATCTACGGTAACCAAACCAAGCACTCCAACAAAAACCACTCCAATAaggacaaccacaacaacacctaCTACAGAATCTACTGTAACAAAaccaactacaactacaactccggaaacatcCACATCGGAAACATCCACACCGGAAACATCCACTCCAGAAACGACAGACTCCGAGGAAAGTACTACAAACCTTAGCACCACCACCACAAAACCAaaatgtgattgttgttgtacgtgTTCGTGCACCACTACAACCCCGAAATCGGACTGTGGATGTTGTTCTATGTGTATGTGTCCTTCCGTTTCTTGTTGTTCTTGTGGTCCTTGTAATCCTAGTCCATGTAACTGTCCCAATAATGGATGTTATCAGTAG